In one Methanobrevibacter arboriphilus genomic region, the following are encoded:
- the sepS gene encoding O-phosphoserine--tRNA ligase, with protein MDKKKIIKLAKKDFERAWVESGNLVKKSHPDKEYPRLKYEIGKSHILNDTIAMLREAYLRLGFSEAVNPLFIDKNDVYKQFGPEAPAVLDRCFYLAGLPRPDIGIGVDKINYIKKLGKDINDEKIAKLQEVFRGYKKGYLDGDDLVLKVSEALEIDNEEGLSILEKVFPEIKDLMPIASNTTLRSHMTSGWFISLEKMVKKSKTPLKMFSIDRCFRREQKEDSSHLMTYHSASCVIVDDEVTLDMGKAISEALLEYFGFSKFKFVPDEKKSKYYIPETQTEVYGYHPKLNEWVEIATFGLYSPIALSKYGIEKEVMNLGLGVERIAMVLNQINDVRNLVYPQLYQKLELNDRDIATMLNYNYYPVTEEGQSLMENILNVWTSEKDCNSPCEFTIFEGEFLNKEISVKAFEGENNAKLLGPASTNHVYIYDGNILGIPENIEVSIKKVELNPQEYNEKDIINEIPDDTKIIYDAVKNGVPTNIRYIDALSAKTAYKIEEAVLSRSEDLIFRNTIARALSDVNLKLDTIAMNYINNENKLIDIRGPIFSTIKLEIK; from the coding sequence TTGGATAAGAAAAAGATTATAAAATTAGCTAAAAAAGATTTTGAACGTGCTTGGGTTGAATCTGGAAATTTAGTAAAAAAATCACATCCCGATAAAGAATATCCTAGATTAAAATATGAAATAGGAAAATCACATATCTTAAATGATACAATAGCAATGCTTCGTGAAGCATACCTTAGACTTGGTTTCAGCGAAGCTGTTAATCCTTTATTTATTGATAAAAATGATGTTTACAAACAGTTTGGTCCTGAAGCCCCAGCTGTTCTTGATAGATGTTTTTATTTAGCAGGGTTACCTCGTCCAGATATTGGAATAGGTGTAGATAAAATAAATTATATCAAAAAGCTTGGAAAAGATATTAATGATGAAAAAATAGCTAAACTCCAAGAAGTTTTTAGAGGATACAAAAAAGGATATCTTGATGGAGACGACCTTGTATTGAAAGTTTCTGAAGCACTTGAAATAGACAATGAAGAAGGATTAAGTATTCTTGAAAAAGTTTTTCCTGAGATTAAAGATTTAATGCCTATTGCAAGTAACACTACACTTAGATCCCATATGACTTCAGGATGGTTCATATCACTTGAAAAGATGGTTAAAAAATCTAAAACCCCATTAAAAATGTTTTCAATAGATAGATGTTTTAGAAGAGAGCAAAAAGAAGACTCTAGTCATCTTATGACCTACCATTCAGCATCATGTGTTATTGTAGATGATGAAGTGACTCTTGACATGGGGAAAGCTATTTCAGAAGCATTACTTGAGTATTTTGGATTTTCTAAATTTAAATTTGTTCCTGATGAAAAAAAATCTAAATATTATATTCCAGAAACACAAACTGAAGTTTATGGATATCATCCTAAATTAAATGAATGGGTTGAAATAGCTACCTTTGGACTTTATTCCCCAATAGCTCTTTCAAAATATGGAATTGAAAAAGAAGTGATGAATCTTGGTTTAGGTGTTGAAAGAATAGCTATGGTTTTAAATCAGATAAATGATGTTAGAAACTTAGTATATCCACAATTATATCAAAAATTAGAGCTTAATGATCGTGATATAGCTACAATGCTAAATTATAATTACTACCCTGTTACAGAAGAAGGACAATCTCTAATGGAGAATATTTTAAATGTTTGGACCAGTGAAAAGGACTGTAATTCTCCTTGTGAGTTTACAATCTTTGAAGGAGAATTCTTAAATAAAGAAATATCAGTTAAAGCTTTTGAAGGAGAAAATAATGCTAAACTTCTTGGTCCTGCTTCAACAAACCATGTTTATATTTATGATGGAAATATTCTTGGTATTCCAGAAAACATAGAGGTAAGTATTAAGAAAGTTGAGTTAAATCCTCAAGAATATAATGAAAAAGATATTATAAATGAAATACCAGATGATACAAAAATTATTTATGATGCAGTTAAAAATGGTGTTCCAACCAATATACGATATATAGATGCATTAAGTGCAAAAACAGCTTATAAAATTGAAGAGGCAGTTCTTAGTAGATCAGAAGATTTAATATTTAGAAATACAATTGCAAGAGCTTTATCAGATGTTAATCTAAAGCTAGATACTATTGCTATGAATTATATAAATAATGAAAATAAATTAATTGATATTAGAGGACCTATATTTTCTACTATAAAATTAGAAATTAAATAA
- a CDS encoding amidohydrolase family protein, with the protein METKNILIKSATILNPKSAEKDNIEAFRGNLLIENDKIAEISKKNDEPINSKGVEKIIDGENKILMPGLINTHTHMSMNLFRGLADDMALDEWLNNHIWPTEAGLNGEYCYDGALLAIAEMIKSGTTTFNDMYFFMEDVAKAVDESGIRGCLSYGMIDFGDEEKRENEFKENINLIKNCNNTAEGRIKTFFGPHATFTASKELLERVRYEANKYNVGIHIHMNETKKEIEDVKEATGKLPFEYLEDIGFLDSDVLAAHGVWLSKEEIEIIKKRDVKISHNPCSNMKLASGIAPVQELLSKNICVGLGTDSVASNNNLDMFEEMKFASLLQKVNTMNPEALNSNQTIKMATINGANALNLEKEIGSIEIGKKADLILIDNKSVNLNPMSEKISSNLVYSANGSNVNTTICNGKILMEDRKLLTLNESKIIEKANKSIKKLKEIREELK; encoded by the coding sequence ATGGAAACGAAAAATATTCTAATTAAAAGTGCAACAATACTAAATCCAAAATCAGCTGAAAAAGATAACATAGAGGCTTTTAGAGGGAATTTATTAATCGAAAACGATAAAATAGCTGAAATATCTAAAAAAAATGATGAACCCATAAATTCAAAAGGTGTAGAAAAGATTATTGATGGAGAAAACAAAATATTAATGCCCGGATTAATTAACACACATACACACATGTCTATGAATCTTTTTAGAGGGTTAGCTGATGATATGGCTCTTGATGAATGGTTAAACAATCATATATGGCCAACTGAAGCTGGATTAAATGGAGAATATTGCTATGATGGTGCACTTTTAGCAATTGCAGAAATGATTAAATCTGGTACAACAACCTTCAATGATATGTATTTTTTCATGGAAGATGTAGCTAAAGCTGTAGATGAATCAGGGATAAGGGGATGTCTTTCTTATGGAATGATCGACTTTGGTGATGAAGAAAAACGTGAAAATGAATTTAAAGAAAACATAAATCTAATAAAAAATTGTAATAATACTGCTGAAGGAAGAATAAAAACATTTTTTGGACCACATGCAACATTTACAGCATCAAAAGAGTTATTAGAAAGAGTAAGGTATGAAGCCAATAAATATAATGTTGGAATCCACATCCACATGAATGAAACAAAAAAAGAAATTGAAGATGTTAAAGAAGCTACTGGAAAACTTCCATTTGAATATTTAGAAGATATTGGATTTTTAGATAGTGATGTTTTAGCTGCACATGGAGTATGGTTGTCTAAAGAAGAAATAGAAATTATAAAAAAAAGAGATGTTAAAATATCTCATAATCCGTGTAGTAATATGAAATTAGCTTCAGGAATAGCTCCAGTTCAAGAATTATTATCAAAAAATATATGTGTAGGGCTTGGAACTGATAGTGTAGCTTCAAATAATAATTTAGATATGTTTGAAGAGATGAAATTTGCTTCACTTCTTCAAAAAGTAAATACTATGAATCCTGAAGCTTTAAATTCTAATCAAACAATAAAAATGGCAACAATTAATGGAGCTAATGCTTTAAATCTCGAAAAAGAGATAGGTTCAATTGAAATTGGTAAAAAAGCAGATTTAATATTAATAGATAATAAATCAGTTAATTTAAATCCAATGAGTGAAAAGATTAGTTCAAATCTTGTTTATTCAGCTAATGGATCTAATGTGAATACAACCATTTGTAATGGTAAAATTTTGATGGAAGATAGGAAATTACTAACATTAAATGAAAGTAAGATTATTGAAAAAGCTAATAAATCTATTAAAAAGTTAAAAGAAATAAGAGAAGAATTAAAATAA
- the tfrA gene encoding fumarate reductase (CoM/CoB) subunit TfrA, whose amino-acid sequence METRIIKSDVLIIGSGGAGCRAAIEISNNGLNPLIVSKGLSFRSGCTGMAEGGYNAAFAFVDEEDTKDIHFKDTIKGGSYLNDSKLARILVDEATDRLIDLEEYGALFDRQDSGELNQRPFGGQTFRRTCFQGDRTGHEIMMALKEEIIKKKIPTIDEVMITSLILDDSKQKVIGAGGLSLKNSEIIFFQSKAVILATGGAGQLYPVTSNTLQKNGDGFALAYNVGADLIDMEEIQFHPTGMLYPDSRKGILVTEAVRGEGGILLNKNNERFMGNYDDRKELATRDVVSRAIYNEIRCGRGNENGGVYLDVTHLDDEVIEEKLETMLFQFLDVGVDIRKQPMEVAPTAHHFMGGVRIDENCRSTVNNLFAAGEAAGGVHGANRLGGNALADTQVFGKRAGISASKAAKSSDFEINNEEIKNEIDRIDKLFKKGSILPFEIKKELQNLMWDKVAIIRNEKDLKEASSHIKTLKEKLNDMDINNETHYNKGLQEALEVINMVEIAELTVKSALIRKESRGAHFREDFPDTKEEWKKSIVMNKNHSVKCVSR is encoded by the coding sequence ATGGAAACTAGAATTATTAAATCAGATGTTCTTATTATTGGCTCAGGGGGGGCTGGATGCCGTGCAGCAATCGAAATTTCTAATAATGGTCTTAATCCTTTGATAGTTTCTAAAGGACTTTCATTTAGATCAGGTTGTACTGGAATGGCTGAAGGAGGTTACAATGCAGCTTTTGCATTTGTTGATGAGGAAGATACTAAGGATATTCATTTTAAAGATACTATAAAAGGTGGTAGCTATCTTAATGATTCTAAATTAGCAAGAATATTAGTAGATGAAGCTACAGATAGATTAATCGATCTTGAAGAGTATGGTGCTCTTTTTGATAGACAAGATTCAGGTGAACTAAATCAAAGACCATTTGGAGGTCAAACATTCAGGAGAACTTGTTTTCAAGGTGATAGAACTGGTCATGAGATAATGATGGCTTTAAAAGAGGAGATAATAAAGAAAAAAATTCCTACAATTGATGAAGTTATGATAACTTCACTGATACTGGATGATTCTAAACAAAAAGTTATTGGTGCAGGGGGATTATCTTTAAAAAATTCAGAAATCATTTTTTTCCAATCAAAAGCTGTTATATTAGCTACTGGTGGAGCTGGTCAACTTTATCCAGTAACTTCTAATACACTTCAAAAAAATGGAGATGGCTTTGCATTAGCTTACAATGTGGGAGCAGACCTTATTGATATGGAGGAAATTCAATTTCATCCAACTGGAATGTTATACCCTGATTCAAGAAAAGGAATTCTTGTTACAGAAGCTGTTCGTGGTGAAGGAGGGATTCTTTTAAACAAAAATAATGAGCGTTTCATGGGTAATTATGATGATAGAAAAGAATTAGCCACTCGTGATGTTGTTTCAAGAGCTATTTATAATGAAATAAGATGTGGACGTGGAAATGAAAATGGAGGAGTTTATCTTGATGTTACTCATCTTGATGATGAGGTTATTGAGGAAAAACTTGAAACAATGCTTTTTCAGTTCCTTGATGTTGGTGTTGATATAAGAAAACAACCTATGGAAGTAGCTCCAACTGCTCATCATTTTATGGGTGGAGTTAGAATTGATGAAAACTGTAGATCCACTGTTAACAATTTATTTGCCGCAGGAGAAGCTGCTGGTGGAGTTCATGGAGCTAATCGTCTTGGTGGAAATGCATTAGCTGATACCCAAGTATTTGGAAAAAGAGCAGGAATTTCAGCATCAAAAGCTGCAAAAAGCTCTGACTTTGAAATTAACAATGAAGAAATCAAAAATGAAATTGATAGAATAGATAAACTATTTAAAAAAGGATCTATTCTACCATTTGAAATTAAAAAAGAGCTTCAAAATTTAATGTGGGATAAAGTAGCTATAATCAGAAATGAAAAAGACTTAAAAGAAGCTTCATCTCATATTAAGACATTAAAAGAAAAATTAAATGATATGGATATTAATAATGAAACACATTATAATAAAGGGCTTCAAGAAGCTTTAGAAGTTATTAACATGGTTGAAATTGCTGAATTAACTGTAAAATCAGCTTTAATTAGAAAAGAAAGTCGTGGAGCTCATTTTAGGGAGGATTTCCCTGATACAAAAGAAGAATGGAAAAAGAGTATTGTAATGAATAAGAATCATAGTGTTAAATGTGTAAGTAGGTAA
- the hisG gene encoding ATP phosphoribosyltransferase gives MKIKIAIPSKGRISDPAVAILEKAGLGLKDASNRKLFSNTHNSDISVMFARAADIPEFVADGIVDMGITGLDLIKESNSDVEILTDLKFGQTSLILASPEDSDINSLDDIKSEIVVATEFPNLTNSYLKSHGINAKIVELTGSTEIAPFIGIADIIADLTSTGTTLKMNHLKIIDNILDSSIKLIANKNEYFNNNEKKNLIDTVNISINGVIEAERKKLLMMNVSKDNLQIIKDLMPSMTGPTVSEVLSDREDTVAVQAVVDEEEVFDLVNKLKNSGARDILVVPIERII, from the coding sequence ATGAAAATTAAAATTGCAATTCCTTCTAAAGGTCGAATCAGTGACCCTGCAGTAGCTATTTTAGAAAAAGCTGGTCTTGGACTTAAAGATGCTTCTAATAGAAAATTATTTTCAAACACTCATAATTCTGATATTAGTGTAATGTTTGCTCGTGCAGCTGATATTCCTGAATTTGTAGCTGATGGTATAGTGGATATGGGAATTACTGGCTTAGATTTAATCAAAGAAAGCAATTCTGATGTTGAAATTTTAACAGATCTTAAATTTGGTCAAACAAGCTTAATTCTTGCTTCTCCTGAGGATTCTGACATTAATTCTCTTGATGATATCAAATCAGAGATTGTTGTAGCAACTGAATTTCCTAATCTAACTAATTCTTATCTTAAAAGTCATGGAATTAATGCAAAAATTGTTGAACTTACTGGTTCAACAGAAATAGCTCCTTTTATTGGAATAGCTGATATTATAGCAGATTTAACTAGTACTGGGACTACTTTAAAAATGAATCATCTTAAAATTATTGATAATATTTTAGATAGCTCAATAAAGCTCATTGCTAATAAAAATGAATATTTTAACAATAATGAAAAGAAAAATCTTATAGACACTGTTAATATTAGTATTAACGGTGTTATTGAAGCAGAAAGGAAAAAATTGCTAATGATGAATGTTTCAAAGGATAATTTACAAATTATTAAAGATTTAATGCCTTCAATGACTGGGCCTACTGTTTCAGAAGTTTTATCTGATAGAGAAGATACTGTAGCGGTTCAAGCTGTTGTAGATGAGGAAGAAGTTTTTGATCTTGTAAATAAACTTAAAAATTCAGGTGCTAGAGATATATTAGTTGTACCTATAGAAAGGATTATTTAA
- a CDS encoding DUF120 domain-containing protein: MEIKGSVATGYGKGAYFLGQKFYKSKFNEKCGFTPYPGTLNIVVPEKYLDSIKRIKSNTNNIIKPREGFGGVRYIKATLKDLATQNTVTGAIVFPDKTTHEENYLEFIAKENLRKKFDLKDEDEVKISIDEQ; the protein is encoded by the coding sequence ATGGAAATCAAAGGATCAGTAGCTACAGGATATGGAAAAGGAGCGTATTTTTTAGGACAAAAATTTTATAAGTCAAAATTCAATGAAAAATGTGGTTTTACACCCTACCCTGGAACGCTTAATATAGTTGTTCCTGAAAAATATTTGGACTCAATAAAAAGAATAAAGTCAAATACTAACAATATTATAAAGCCAAGAGAAGGTTTTGGTGGTGTTAGATATATTAAAGCTACATTAAAAGATCTAGCTACTCAAAATACTGTTACTGGAGCTATTGTATTCCCAGATAAAACCACACATGAAGAAAATTATCTAGAATTTATAGCAAAAGAAAATCTTAGAAAAAAATTTGATCTAAAAGACGAAGATGAAGTTAAAATCAGTATTGATGAACAATAA
- a CDS encoding MarR family winged helix-turn-helix transcriptional regulator codes for MDLDEKIDKNLMDEFLISDLVKIIHKSYKHYLMHQLAYLDVTPGQIPFILELIHEPLYQSDLTSKLLLSRAVTAKTLKKLDEKDIIERRVSKDNKRKNEVFLTNKGKDIASKIEEIEENWDNILLKNFIKEFPDLDEEGLKKVLKSLAKASLNSIIEERENFDDFRDFDTFNKMYHSRGHPFKGHHFRGNMSRKDFFRKRGEFRGKRFKK; via the coding sequence ATGGATTTAGATGAAAAAATTGATAAAAATTTAATGGATGAATTTTTAATAAGTGATTTAGTTAAAATTATTCATAAGTCATATAAACATTATTTAATGCATCAATTAGCTTACTTGGATGTAACTCCTGGCCAAATTCCTTTTATATTAGAATTAATACACGAACCACTTTATCAGAGTGATTTAACATCCAAATTACTTTTAAGCAGAGCAGTAACAGCTAAAACTCTTAAAAAACTCGATGAAAAAGATATAATTGAGAGAAGAGTTTCTAAAGACAATAAACGAAAGAATGAAGTTTTTTTAACTAATAAAGGAAAAGATATCGCCTCTAAAATTGAAGAAATTGAAGAAAATTGGGATAATATTCTTTTAAAAAATTTTATTAAAGAATTTCCTGATTTAGATGAAGAGGGATTGAAAAAAGTATTAAAATCATTAGCTAAAGCTTCTTTGAATTCAATTATTGAAGAAAGAGAAAATTTTGATGATTTTAGAGACTTTGATACTTTTAATAAAATGTATCATTCTAGAGGCCATCCATTTAAAGGACATCATTTTAGAGGTAATATGTCTAGGAAAGATTTTTTTAGAAAAAGAGGAGAATTTAGAGGGAAAAGATTTAAAAAATAA
- a CDS encoding MarR family winged helix-turn-helix transcriptional regulator has translation MFFNEKIDENEFKDLSLANFMTIANKAYVLYLNQRIEDLNINMDQIPLIVEFDREKNVSKRDLAKYLFMNDRSMARSFIELYKLGIIDKKYVLDKEEEKRDIEISLTSYGKYIASEIRKVDEEWEKLIYNNLESSDKEEIMSNLKDLVVSSIKINNDNNINKNSNSKVLETKNMIDSILDRIFNSDFDGDYSTFRNDCFNRFKNSHNRKMNNDFNNDFCFRGNLHGKMHQNRRNQF, from the coding sequence ATGTTTTTTAACGAAAAAATTGATGAAAATGAGTTTAAAGATTTATCTCTAGCAAATTTCATGACTATAGCAAATAAAGCATATGTTTTATATTTAAATCAACGAATTGAAGATTTAAATATAAATATGGATCAAATTCCTTTAATCGTCGAGTTTGATAGAGAAAAAAATGTATCTAAAAGAGATTTAGCTAAATATTTATTTATGAATGATAGAAGTATGGCAAGATCCTTTATTGAATTATATAAATTAGGAATAATTGATAAAAAATATGTTTTAGATAAAGAAGAAGAAAAACGCGATATTGAAATATCATTAACCTCTTATGGAAAATACATTGCTTCTGAAATTAGAAAAGTTGATGAAGAATGGGAAAAATTAATTTATAATAATCTTGAATCTTCAGACAAAGAGGAAATAATGAGCAATCTAAAAGATTTAGTTGTTAGCTCTATTAAAATTAATAATGATAATAATATAAACAAAAACAGCAATTCTAAAGTTTTAGAAACTAAAAATATGATTGATAGCATTTTAGACAGGATCTTTAATTCTGATTTTGATGGTGATTATTCAACATTTAGAAATGATTGTTTTAATAGATTTAAAAATTCTCATAATAGAAAAATGAATAATGATTTTAATAATGATTTTTGTTTTAGAGGTAATTTACATGGAAAAATGCATCAAAATAGAAGAAATCAATTTTAA
- the ribB gene encoding 3,4-dihydroxy-2-butanone-4-phosphate synthase, protein MLKKALKALQNGEFVLMYDDEKRESETDMIIGAEFVGAKEVATMRNDAGGLICCCIHPEYCDSLGLPFMTDIMDVAKEKYPILGKLTPNDIPYDERSSFSVWANHRKTFTGITDNDRALTINKMAQMCKEERFDDFGKEFRSPGHVSLLRGADNLLKNRQGHTEISLAMGEMAGITPVTVVCEMMDGNTGEARSVADAEDYAEEHGLIFMDGNIVIEEYLKD, encoded by the coding sequence ATGTTAAAAAAAGCATTAAAAGCATTACAAAATGGTGAATTTGTTCTTATGTATGATGATGAGAAAAGAGAAAGTGAAACTGACATGATTATAGGAGCAGAATTCGTTGGAGCTAAAGAAGTAGCTACCATGAGAAATGATGCTGGAGGTTTGATTTGTTGCTGTATTCATCCAGAATACTGTGATAGTCTTGGATTACCATTTATGACTGATATAATGGATGTAGCTAAAGAAAAATACCCAATCCTTGGAAAATTAACTCCAAATGATATTCCCTATGATGAAAGATCATCATTTTCTGTTTGGGCAAATCACAGGAAAACATTCACTGGAATAACTGATAATGACAGAGCTCTTACAATAAATAAAATGGCTCAAATGTGTAAAGAAGAAAGATTTGATGATTTTGGAAAAGAATTTAGATCTCCAGGCCATGTATCCTTACTTAGAGGAGCAGATAATCTTTTAAAAAACAGACAAGGACATACTGAGATAAGCTTAGCTATGGGTGAAATGGCTGGAATAACACCTGTAACCGTTGTTTGTGAAATGATGGACGGCAATACTGGTGAAGCAAGGTCTGTAGCTGATGCAGAAGACTATGCTGAAGAACATGGTTTAATATTCATGGATGGAAATATAGTTATAGAAGAATACCTAAAAGATTAA
- a CDS encoding fumarylacetoacetate hydrolase family protein produces MKFLRFFVNDFLGDDNDIMNCSFNSSNIKSGYFDGEKIVSLTDPLEIVLNNWQHERYLEDQIVNSYSLEDVIFAPPTNPSKIICIGLNYKDHAQELGMELPDEPKIFLKPPSSVVAHLDDIIYPRMSSEVDYEAELAIIISKTGKNISFDDVDDHIGGYTILNDVTARDIQRKDEQWTRAKSFDTFAPIGPYIETEMDPMDQNISLSINKEVKQESNTKNMIFSPKDLVEFISSIMTLNTGDIIATGTPSGVGQMNKGDIAEVTIEGIGTLINKII; encoded by the coding sequence ATGAAGTTTTTAAGATTTTTTGTCAATGATTTTCTTGGTGATGATAATGATATTATGAATTGTTCTTTTAATTCCTCTAATATTAAAAGTGGTTATTTTGATGGTGAAAAAATTGTTTCATTGACTGATCCACTTGAAATTGTTTTAAATAATTGGCAACATGAGAGATATCTTGAAGATCAGATTGTAAATAGCTATTCTCTTGAAGATGTTATTTTTGCTCCACCTACCAATCCTTCAAAAATTATTTGTATTGGTTTAAATTATAAAGATCATGCTCAAGAACTTGGTATGGAACTCCCTGATGAACCTAAAATTTTTTTAAAACCTCCTTCTTCTGTAGTTGCTCATCTAGATGATATTATATATCCTAGAATGTCCTCTGAGGTAGATTATGAAGCAGAATTAGCTATTATAATATCTAAAACAGGGAAAAATATTAGTTTTGATGATGTTGATGATCATATTGGTGGTTATACAATATTAAATGATGTTACTGCTAGAGATATTCAAAGAAAAGATGAACAATGGACTAGAGCTAAGAGTTTTGATACATTTGCCCCGATTGGTCCTTATATTGAAACTGAAATGGATCCTATGGATCAAAATATTTCTTTATCTATTAATAAAGAAGTTAAACAAGAATCTAATACTAAAAACATGATTTTTTCTCCGAAAGACCTTGTTGAATTTATTTCAAGTATAATGACTTTAAATACTGGTGATATAATTGCTACTGGGACTCCTTCAGGTGTTGGACAGATGAATAAGGGAGATATAGCTGAAGTAACAATCGAAGGCATTGGAACATTAATCAATAAAATCATTTGA